A single genomic interval of Cyprinus carpio isolate SPL01 chromosome B24, ASM1834038v1, whole genome shotgun sequence harbors:
- the abcd4 gene encoding ATP-binding cassette sub-family D member 4 isoform X1, whose translation MQAMKNSGVRSCVDVFSSRPKLDWRFVQRFCRILKILFPSWSNQSVRMFLTLLGVTLSVQLVIYQVGLIPSQFYEVLSEKNYGKFKNLVLFAVMLILINSTLKSLDQYISSLLYVSWRKSLTEELHRTYFKGRVYYTLNVLCKDIDNPDQRISQDVERLCKQMSTMASRLLISPFTVTYYTYQCFNSAGWIGFVSIFGYFVVGSILNKILIGPIVSMLVEQEKLEGDFRFKHMQIRVNAEAAAFYRAGKVEHMRTDRRLQMLLSTQRSLMNKELWLYIGVNTFDYLGSILSYIVIAIPIFAGDYDGLTPGELSALVSKNAFVCIYLINCFTQLIDLSTTVSDVAGYTHRIGELREVMADIAKKQCEQDQYDPLSKDEPYSVPADTAFVLDRLSYKSPVSEELLVKDLTLKISQGTHMLVVGNTGTGKTSLLRVLNGLWEACNGSVEMTTCFGPRGVLFLPQKAYLTDGTLREQVIYPLKDIYPSSGSIDDERILKYLELVGLSNLLSRIGGLDTKVDWNWYDVLSPGEMQRLCFARLFYLQPKYAVLDEATSALTEEAEGQLYKACKQLGMTLISLGHRSTLKKHHDIMLRLCGGGQWELTKLKEA comes from the exons ATGCAAGCCATGAAGAACAGCGGTGTGAGAAG TTGTGTGGATGTGTTTTCCTCAAGACCAAAGCTAGACTGGAGGTTTGTCCAAAGATTCTGCAGAATCCTGAAGATCCTTTTCCCATCCTGGTCCAACCAGAGTGTCCGAATGTTCCTGACGCTTCTTGGAGTCACACTTTCAG ttcagcTTGTGATTTATCAAGTGGGTCTCATTCCGAGTCAGTTCTACGAGGTTCTGTCTGAGAAGAACTATGGGAAGTTCAAAAATCTGGTGCTGTTTGCGGTTATGCTTATTCTGATTAATTCAACG CTGAAGAGTCTGGACCAGTACATCTCCAGTCTGCTGTATGTCAGCTGGAGGAAGTCTTTGACTGAAGAACTCCATAGAACATACTTCAAGGGACGTGTTTACTACACCCTCAACGTACTGTGCAAAGACATCGACAACCC AGACCAGCGCATCAGTCAGGACGTAGAGAGGTTATGTAAGCAGATGAGCACTATGGCGAGTCGGCTTCTCATTTCGCCGTTCACCGTGACCTACTACACCTATCAGTGCTTCAACAG TGCTGGCTGGATTGGATTTGTAAGCATCTTTGGCTACTTTGTGGTTGGAAGCATCCTCAACAAGATCTTGATAGGACCCATCGTGTCCATGCTGGTTGAGCAAGAAAAGTTGGAGGGAGATTTTAG GtttaaacacatgcaaattagaGTGAACGCCGAAGCTGCCGCTTTCTACAG GGCAGGTAAGGTGGAACACATGCGGACCGACCGGAGGCTGCAGATGCTCTTATCCACTCAGAGAAGCTTGATGAACAAAGAGCTATGGCTTTACA TTGGAGTAAACACCTTTGACTACCTGGGCAGTATCCTCAGCTATATAGTGATCGCGATCCCCATCTTTGCTGGAGATTACGACGGCCTGACACCTGGAGAACTGAGTGCTCTTGTCAGTAAG AACGCTTTCGTCTGCATCTATCTGATAAACTGCTTCACACAGCTCATAGATCTCTCAACCACAGTGTCTGATGTCGCTGGATACACACACCG AATCGGAGAACTGCGGGAAGTGATGGCAGACATTGCCAAGAAACAGTGTGAGCAGGATCAGTACGATCCACTTTCAAAGGATGAACCTTACAG tGTCCCAGCAGACACTGCGTTTGTGCTGGATCGTCTCTCTTATAAGTCACCCGTCTCAGAAGAGCTGCTTGTGAAGGATCTGACTCTTAAGATCAGTCAAGGAACACACATGCTTGTGGTGGGAAACACGGGAACAGGGAAGACCTCCCTGCTCCGGGTCCTCAATGGCTTGTGGGAAGCATGCAATG GTTCTGTGGAGATGACCACATGTTTTGGACCGAGGGGTGTGCTTTTCCTGCCACAGAAAGCATATCTTACTGACGGCACTCTCAGAGAGCAG GTTATCTATCCATTAAAGGATATATATCCTTCCTCAG GGTCTATAGATGATGAACGAATACTAAAATACCTGGAACTCGTTGGTTTG TCTAATCTTCTGAGCAGAATAGGAGGACTGGATACAAAAGTAGACTGGAACTG GTATGATGTTTTATCTCCAGGAGAAATGCAGAGGCTTTGTTTTGCTAGGCTGTTTTACCTGCAGCCCAAATATGCAG TACTGGATGAGGCCACCAGCGCTCTGACGGAGGAGGCCGAGGGTCAGCTCTATAAGGCCTGTAAACAGCTGGGAATGACCCTCATCAGTCTGGGTCACCGTAGCACTCTGAAAAAG CATCATGATATCATGCTGCGACTGTGCGGAGGTGGCCAATGGGAGCTCACCAAACTCAAAGAGGCGTGA
- the abcd4 gene encoding ATP-binding cassette sub-family D member 4 isoform X3, which translates to MSTMASRLLISPFTVTYYTYQCFNSAGWIGFVSIFGYFVVGSILNKILIGPIVSMLVEQEKLEGDFRFKHMQIRVNAEAAAFYRAGKVEHMRTDRRLQMLLSTQRSLMNKELWLYIGVNTFDYLGSILSYIVIAIPIFAGDYDGLTPGELSALVSKNAFVCIYLINCFTQLIDLSTTVSDVAGYTHRIGELREVMADIAKKQCEQDQYDPLSKDEPYSVPADTAFVLDRLSYKSPVSEELLVKDLTLKISQGTHMLVVGNTGTGKTSLLRVLNGLWEACNGSVEMTTCFGPRGVLFLPQKAYLTDGTLREQVIYPLKDIYPSSGSIDDERILKYLELVGLSNLLSRIGGLDTKVDWNWYDVLSPGEMQRLCFARLFYLQPKYAVLDEATSALTEEAEGQLYKACKQLGMTLISLGHRSTLKKHHDIMLRLCGGGQWELTKLKEA; encoded by the exons ATGAGCACTATGGCGAGTCGGCTTCTCATTTCGCCGTTCACCGTGACCTACTACACCTATCAGTGCTTCAACAG TGCTGGCTGGATTGGATTTGTAAGCATCTTTGGCTACTTTGTGGTTGGAAGCATCCTCAACAAGATCTTGATAGGACCCATCGTGTCCATGCTGGTTGAGCAAGAAAAGTTGGAGGGAGATTTTAG GtttaaacacatgcaaattagaGTGAACGCCGAAGCTGCCGCTTTCTACAG GGCAGGTAAGGTGGAACACATGCGGACCGACCGGAGGCTGCAGATGCTCTTATCCACTCAGAGAAGCTTGATGAACAAAGAGCTATGGCTTTACA TTGGAGTAAACACCTTTGACTACCTGGGCAGTATCCTCAGCTATATAGTGATCGCGATCCCCATCTTTGCTGGAGATTACGACGGCCTGACACCTGGAGAACTGAGTGCTCTTGTCAGTAAG AACGCTTTCGTCTGCATCTATCTGATAAACTGCTTCACACAGCTCATAGATCTCTCAACCACAGTGTCTGATGTCGCTGGATACACACACCG AATCGGAGAACTGCGGGAAGTGATGGCAGACATTGCCAAGAAACAGTGTGAGCAGGATCAGTACGATCCACTTTCAAAGGATGAACCTTACAG tGTCCCAGCAGACACTGCGTTTGTGCTGGATCGTCTCTCTTATAAGTCACCCGTCTCAGAAGAGCTGCTTGTGAAGGATCTGACTCTTAAGATCAGTCAAGGAACACACATGCTTGTGGTGGGAAACACGGGAACAGGGAAGACCTCCCTGCTCCGGGTCCTCAATGGCTTGTGGGAAGCATGCAATG GTTCTGTGGAGATGACCACATGTTTTGGACCGAGGGGTGTGCTTTTCCTGCCACAGAAAGCATATCTTACTGACGGCACTCTCAGAGAGCAG GTTATCTATCCATTAAAGGATATATATCCTTCCTCAG GGTCTATAGATGATGAACGAATACTAAAATACCTGGAACTCGTTGGTTTG TCTAATCTTCTGAGCAGAATAGGAGGACTGGATACAAAAGTAGACTGGAACTG GTATGATGTTTTATCTCCAGGAGAAATGCAGAGGCTTTGTTTTGCTAGGCTGTTTTACCTGCAGCCCAAATATGCAG TACTGGATGAGGCCACCAGCGCTCTGACGGAGGAGGCCGAGGGTCAGCTCTATAAGGCCTGTAAACAGCTGGGAATGACCCTCATCAGTCTGGGTCACCGTAGCACTCTGAAAAAG CATCATGATATCATGCTGCGACTGTGCGGAGGTGGCCAATGGGAGCTCACCAAACTCAAAGAGGCGTGA
- the abcd4 gene encoding ATP-binding cassette sub-family D member 4 isoform X2, with product MQAMKNSGVRRPKLDWRFVQRFCRILKILFPSWSNQSVRMFLTLLGVTLSVQLVIYQVGLIPSQFYEVLSEKNYGKFKNLVLFAVMLILINSTLKSLDQYISSLLYVSWRKSLTEELHRTYFKGRVYYTLNVLCKDIDNPDQRISQDVERLCKQMSTMASRLLISPFTVTYYTYQCFNSAGWIGFVSIFGYFVVGSILNKILIGPIVSMLVEQEKLEGDFRFKHMQIRVNAEAAAFYRAGKVEHMRTDRRLQMLLSTQRSLMNKELWLYIGVNTFDYLGSILSYIVIAIPIFAGDYDGLTPGELSALVSKNAFVCIYLINCFTQLIDLSTTVSDVAGYTHRIGELREVMADIAKKQCEQDQYDPLSKDEPYSVPADTAFVLDRLSYKSPVSEELLVKDLTLKISQGTHMLVVGNTGTGKTSLLRVLNGLWEACNGSVEMTTCFGPRGVLFLPQKAYLTDGTLREQVIYPLKDIYPSSGSIDDERILKYLELVGLSNLLSRIGGLDTKVDWNWYDVLSPGEMQRLCFARLFYLQPKYAVLDEATSALTEEAEGQLYKACKQLGMTLISLGHRSTLKKHHDIMLRLCGGGQWELTKLKEA from the exons ATGCAAGCCATGAAGAACAGCGGTGTGAGAAG ACCAAAGCTAGACTGGAGGTTTGTCCAAAGATTCTGCAGAATCCTGAAGATCCTTTTCCCATCCTGGTCCAACCAGAGTGTCCGAATGTTCCTGACGCTTCTTGGAGTCACACTTTCAG ttcagcTTGTGATTTATCAAGTGGGTCTCATTCCGAGTCAGTTCTACGAGGTTCTGTCTGAGAAGAACTATGGGAAGTTCAAAAATCTGGTGCTGTTTGCGGTTATGCTTATTCTGATTAATTCAACG CTGAAGAGTCTGGACCAGTACATCTCCAGTCTGCTGTATGTCAGCTGGAGGAAGTCTTTGACTGAAGAACTCCATAGAACATACTTCAAGGGACGTGTTTACTACACCCTCAACGTACTGTGCAAAGACATCGACAACCC AGACCAGCGCATCAGTCAGGACGTAGAGAGGTTATGTAAGCAGATGAGCACTATGGCGAGTCGGCTTCTCATTTCGCCGTTCACCGTGACCTACTACACCTATCAGTGCTTCAACAG TGCTGGCTGGATTGGATTTGTAAGCATCTTTGGCTACTTTGTGGTTGGAAGCATCCTCAACAAGATCTTGATAGGACCCATCGTGTCCATGCTGGTTGAGCAAGAAAAGTTGGAGGGAGATTTTAG GtttaaacacatgcaaattagaGTGAACGCCGAAGCTGCCGCTTTCTACAG GGCAGGTAAGGTGGAACACATGCGGACCGACCGGAGGCTGCAGATGCTCTTATCCACTCAGAGAAGCTTGATGAACAAAGAGCTATGGCTTTACA TTGGAGTAAACACCTTTGACTACCTGGGCAGTATCCTCAGCTATATAGTGATCGCGATCCCCATCTTTGCTGGAGATTACGACGGCCTGACACCTGGAGAACTGAGTGCTCTTGTCAGTAAG AACGCTTTCGTCTGCATCTATCTGATAAACTGCTTCACACAGCTCATAGATCTCTCAACCACAGTGTCTGATGTCGCTGGATACACACACCG AATCGGAGAACTGCGGGAAGTGATGGCAGACATTGCCAAGAAACAGTGTGAGCAGGATCAGTACGATCCACTTTCAAAGGATGAACCTTACAG tGTCCCAGCAGACACTGCGTTTGTGCTGGATCGTCTCTCTTATAAGTCACCCGTCTCAGAAGAGCTGCTTGTGAAGGATCTGACTCTTAAGATCAGTCAAGGAACACACATGCTTGTGGTGGGAAACACGGGAACAGGGAAGACCTCCCTGCTCCGGGTCCTCAATGGCTTGTGGGAAGCATGCAATG GTTCTGTGGAGATGACCACATGTTTTGGACCGAGGGGTGTGCTTTTCCTGCCACAGAAAGCATATCTTACTGACGGCACTCTCAGAGAGCAG GTTATCTATCCATTAAAGGATATATATCCTTCCTCAG GGTCTATAGATGATGAACGAATACTAAAATACCTGGAACTCGTTGGTTTG TCTAATCTTCTGAGCAGAATAGGAGGACTGGATACAAAAGTAGACTGGAACTG GTATGATGTTTTATCTCCAGGAGAAATGCAGAGGCTTTGTTTTGCTAGGCTGTTTTACCTGCAGCCCAAATATGCAG TACTGGATGAGGCCACCAGCGCTCTGACGGAGGAGGCCGAGGGTCAGCTCTATAAGGCCTGTAAACAGCTGGGAATGACCCTCATCAGTCTGGGTCACCGTAGCACTCTGAAAAAG CATCATGATATCATGCTGCGACTGTGCGGAGGTGGCCAATGGGAGCTCACCAAACTCAAAGAGGCGTGA